The following is a genomic window from Moorella sp. Hama-1.
TTCTTCTGTCGGTATTCCTGGGTGCCGCGGCCCAGGTCCTGTTCAAGGTCGGCGTCCAGCATTTGGACGGGGTAGTTTTTGACCTGCAGGGATTTATTCGCCTGGGTCTCAGTCCCTTTATCCTGACCGGGTTGGTGTCCTTCGCCGCCAGCTTTATCCTGTGGCTGAAAGTCCTGGCCGAGGTTCCCCTGAGCTACGCCTACCCCATGGTCAGCCTGGGCTATGTCCTGGTCTTCCTGGTTTCCTGGTTATTCCTGGGGGAAAGCCTGCCGCCCCTGCGCATCCTGGGTCTGGTTCTAATCATTGCCGGTATCCTGGCTATCGCCCGCAGTTAAAAGGGGGCGCCGGTGGCGCCCCCTGGCAATAGCCTCTTCTAAAGCTAATTGCCGAAGAAGAGCAGGATCAGTACCAGAAAGAGGATAAAAGCCCAGTTACCAAAAACAAAACCGTCCGCCATAGTTGGCCCCCCTTTCCAATCTCCCCAGGTTTTAGTTTAATCTATGCCGCAGGCTGGGAGTTGGTTACTGTACGGCCGGCGCCGGGTTATATAAAGATAATCAGGCCGATAAGCAACAGGAGAAAAAGAAAGAGCAGGCCGCCGTCGGCAATAATATCCCGCACTTCTACTTCCGGTAGGCTCTGAACTTCGACCATGGATATCCCCTCCGAAAATGATTCTTGCGCCCTTATGGTATTTTATGTCGCTCCTCCGAAACAGGTTACCCTTGCAAATCTATGTCGCCCTGGCTACATTTACGCGGTCAGCGGCCAGGCCGGCCCGAACGACAAAAAATCCCCCGTAAGCACGGGGGCTGGTGGTTAAAGGTCAACTAAACATTAAAGCGGAAGTTGATAATATCACCATCCTGAACTATATAATCTTTACCCTCCAGACGGGCCAGGCCCTCTTCCTTAACTTTATTCATATTGCCGCACCGCTCCAGGTCGGCAAAGTTGACTACCTCGGCCCGGATGAAACCCCGTTCAATATCGCTATGGATCTTACCGGCCGCCGCCCGGGCGTTGGTGCCGGCCTGGATGGTCCAGGCCCGGACCTCATCTTCGCCGGCAGTCAAGAAGGAGATCAAACCCAGGCGGTGATAGATCGCCCGGGCCAGGCGGTCAATGCCCGGTTCGGCGATGCCCATCTCCCGCAGGAAGTCTTCCCTGTCGCCCGGCTCCAGGCGGGCAATCTCGGCTTCCAACTCCGCGCAAAGGGTCAATACCGGTAAACCTTTTGGTTCAGCATAGGCCTTGACCTCTTCTTCCCCAGCATAATGCCCGGAGCGGAGCTGGTCTTCATCGATATTGACCACTATAATCATGGGCTTAGATGTCAAAAAGCCCATATGCCGCAGGTCCTGCCATTCGTCCGCCGTCAAGCCGGCTTCCAACAGGGGCTTTTCGGCTTCCAGGGCCTCCCGGCATTTCTCCAGGGCCTCCCGTTCGGTCTGCATTTCCGGCTTTATTTTCTTACTGGTGGCAATCCGCTCCAGCCGGGTTTCCACCAGCTGCAGATCCGCCAGAAGCAGTTCCGCATTAATTGTCTCCAGGTCCCGTACCGGATTGAGATCGCCTTCCACATGGATTACTGCTTCATTACGGAAGGTACGGACGACATGGATCAGGGCATCTACTTCCCGGACAGCACTCAAGAAAGCCGCTCCGGAGCCCCGCGTCAAGCCCGGGACATCGATAATCTCCAGGGTGGCGGGGGTGACCTTGCGAGGATGATAAAGGGATACCAGGAAATCCAGGCGGGCATCGGGTATGGGAGCCGTGCGGATGTTGGTCTTGGTACGGCCGGCAAAGGCCGAGGTTTCCGCCTCAGCCTGGGTTAGAAGGTTAAACAGGGTTGTTTTGCCTACCAGGGGTAAACCGATAATACCGCAGGTCAGGGGCAATGCACTTCACCTCAGCCTAAGTATAGCAGTTTCGCCAGCAAAAGGGAAGGCCAATCCGACCTTCTCGGAGTGGGCAGGGGGGACAGCGGGCCACCGGGCTGTAATTACGCGACGATAACTGCTATGACCGTTCCTTTCGACCGAACCTGGTTTTACGGTATCGGAGCATAAAAAAGAACCGGCTTTATTATCCGGTTCCAGTTATAATCCAGGTGGAGCCCATAACCGGGATTGAACCGGTGACCTCCGCCTTACCAAGGCGACGCTCTACCTACTGAGCTATATGGGCATGGTTGCGGGGGATGGATTCGAACCAACGACCTTCGGGTTATGAGCCCGACGAGCTACCAACTGCTCCACCCCGCAATATGGATATGGGATGTGAGATGTTAGAGGTGAGATACTTGTTGGAATTGGCTGCGCCAATTCCTATCTTTATAATCCCACTTCTCATATCTCACTTCTCACTTCTCACTTCTCAAATGGTGGAGGGGGCTGGATTTGAACCAGCGAAGGCTGCGCCAGCAGATTTACAGTCTGCCCCCTTTGGCCAACTCGGGAACCCCTCCATATTACCTTTACAACCTGGCTTCTTCCGAAGCGCGAAGATTATTGTACCACCCTTTGTGGCCGACGTCAAGGTCTATTTTGCTGTAATTTACTGGGTGTCGCCGTCCCGCCGCTCCAGATAGCGCTCCAGTTTGCGCTTAACCCGCTGGAGGGCGTTATCAATGGATTTAACATGGCGTTTCAGGTCCACGGCAATCTCCTGGTAGGATTTGCCTTCC
Proteins encoded in this region:
- a CDS encoding DMT family transporter; translation: MPVLFFILLSVFLGAAAQVLFKVGVQHLDGVVFDLQGFIRLGLSPFILTGLVSFAASFILWLKVLAEVPLSYAYPMVSLGYVLVFLVSWLFLGESLPPLRILGLVLIIAGILAIARS
- the ychF gene encoding redox-regulated ATPase YchF, whose amino-acid sequence is MPLTCGIIGLPLVGKTTLFNLLTQAEAETSAFAGRTKTNIRTAPIPDARLDFLVSLYHPRKVTPATLEIIDVPGLTRGSGAAFLSAVREVDALIHVVRTFRNEAVIHVEGDLNPVRDLETINAELLLADLQLVETRLERIATSKKIKPEMQTEREALEKCREALEAEKPLLEAGLTADEWQDLRHMGFLTSKPMIIVVNIDEDQLRSGHYAGEEEVKAYAEPKGLPVLTLCAELEAEIARLEPGDREDFLREMGIAEPGIDRLARAIYHRLGLISFLTAGEDEVRAWTIQAGTNARAAAGKIHSDIERGFIRAEVVNFADLERCGNMNKVKEEGLARLEGKDYIVQDGDIINFRFNV